The following are encoded in a window of Pseudalgibacter alginicilyticus genomic DNA:
- a CDS encoding SusD/RagB family nutrient-binding outer membrane lipoprotein has product MKKIITTFSSITLISLLFISCEIGNFNLQDDPDYLDINSANPEYLLNEVQYLFKEIVEDLGVHTDDIMRYESLSYEYPDIVDADVLDTQWERYYEALNNSRAIEVIAESDQTLLFHNAVNKLLLGYLTVTLVDYIGGIPYSEAVDNATYPNPNVDDGAELYKIVLADIDQAITNIEDATFEISTDLFYDSNKTRWIAFAKSLKLRLLIQTRLASSEIGITDLKTEINTLLGEDIISVASEDFQYRYGTTMEPESRHRYFISAYDNGFSGHMGNYFMWMLKDSKNVADPRIRYYLYRQSDVDPFSGPPYVACQYDTNADYCYIGEHYWGLDHGDNRDGRGDNLLKTVYGIYPGGGTFDEDQFTDAPSQSNHLGGAGILPIITSSYMKFLIAEAALVLGTDGNPVDLLEDAIRDSMDKVLSFGSVTSAMAATQSDVDDYVDEVITNYNAATTDEEKLDIIITEFYMAGYGNSIEAYNAYRRTGYPSNIQTHINNDNPVFPRTYPYSENEVDRNNSIEQKPNTVQVFWDTNPAGFIK; this is encoded by the coding sequence ATGAAAAAAATAATAACCACTTTTAGTTCAATAACACTTATCTCTCTTTTATTTATAAGTTGTGAAATAGGTAATTTTAATCTTCAAGACGATCCAGATTATTTAGACATAAACAGTGCCAATCCAGAGTACTTGCTAAATGAAGTACAATATTTATTTAAGGAAATTGTAGAAGATCTTGGAGTACATACTGATGATATTATGCGTTATGAATCATTGTCTTACGAGTACCCAGATATTGTAGATGCTGATGTTCTCGATACACAATGGGAACGTTATTATGAAGCTTTAAACAATTCAAGAGCGATTGAAGTTATTGCAGAGTCTGATCAAACCTTGTTATTTCATAATGCTGTTAACAAATTACTTTTAGGGTATTTAACAGTTACCCTTGTAGATTACATTGGAGGAATTCCTTATTCTGAAGCAGTTGATAATGCAACTTACCCGAATCCTAATGTTGATGATGGTGCAGAATTGTATAAAATAGTTTTAGCGGATATTGATCAAGCTATAACAAATATTGAAGATGCAACATTTGAAATATCAACCGACTTGTTTTATGATAGTAATAAAACAAGATGGATTGCATTTGCAAAATCTTTGAAGTTAAGACTTTTAATACAAACTCGATTAGCAAGTAGTGAGATAGGTATTACAGATTTAAAAACTGAAATTAATACCTTATTAGGCGAAGATATTATATCGGTTGCTTCAGAAGATTTTCAGTATAGATATGGAACTACTATGGAACCAGAAAGTAGACATCGTTATTTTATAAGTGCTTATGATAATGGATTTTCAGGCCATATGGGGAACTATTTTATGTGGATGTTAAAAGACTCTAAAAATGTTGCAGATCCTAGAATACGTTATTACCTATACCGTCAATCTGATGTAGATCCATTTAGTGGACCTCCATATGTTGCTTGCCAATATGATACTAATGCAGATTACTGCTACATAGGTGAGCACTACTGGGGTTTAGATCACGGAGATAATAGAGACGGGCGTGGAGATAATTTATTAAAAACGGTATATGGTATTTACCCAGGTGGAGGCACTTTTGATGAAGATCAATTTACAGATGCCCCAAGCCAATCGAATCATTTAGGAGGAGCAGGAATATTGCCTATAATAACAAGTTCGTATATGAAATTTTTAATAGCAGAAGCAGCATTGGTATTAGGAACTGACGGTAATCCTGTTGATCTATTAGAAGATGCTATAAGAGATTCTATGGATAAGGTGTTGAGTTTTGGTAGCGTAACATCTGCTATGGCTGCCACACAGTCAGACGTAGATGATTATGTAGATGAGGTAATTACTAACTACAACGCTGCAACTACCGATGAAGAAAAGCTGGATATAATAATTACTGAGTTTTATATGGCTGGCTATGGAAATTCTATTGAAGCTTATAATGCATACCGAAGAACGGGATATCCATCAAATATCCAAACTCACATAAATAATGATAATCCTGTCTTCCCTAGAACGTATCCTTATTCAGAAAATGAAGTTGATAGAAACAATTCTATTGAGCAAAAACCAAATACTGTTCAAGTATTTTGGGATACCAATCCTGCTGGTTTTATTAAATAA
- a CDS encoding lamin tail domain-containing protein: MKKLYIILFFLTAYTMSAQLVLNEAAFDVAPNTTTHGGDNNEDGIRNATEDEFLEFINNSASPLDISGYTISDGTELRHTVPSSTIIPANGIFVVFGGGDLSNFNTNHPTVIAQVASSGGLGMNDTGDTMTIQNASEELVITLDGEAEQWDDSEDQSIARFPNITGDFIYHQLGNGIRHSAGELQTEFTESLSLVLNEILADPESTSGDANGDLIVDITEDEFLEFFNNSGGTIDISGYKLHDFTSFNNASGSKTPRHIFPLTSILDGQAIVVFGGGTPSEVSNFFGNAIVQTASDSSLSLGNTGDAIIITDASDNVVFIFDYESSSLDLGNDQSITRSPDITGGFSLHTTVGTGLSYSPGLKIDGTILSTKTFEQLGVSIYPNPVTNGLVYIKSKTLEEKNIELFDVNGRRVLQTKLPTSVLDVSTLKSGFYVLKISIQGLSATSKLIIN; encoded by the coding sequence ATGAAAAAACTTTACATTATATTATTTTTCTTAACTGCTTATACCATGTCTGCTCAATTAGTACTGAATGAAGCGGCCTTTGATGTAGCTCCAAATACAACAACTCATGGAGGAGATAACAATGAAGACGGAATTAGAAATGCAACCGAGGATGAGTTTTTGGAATTTATTAATAATAGTGCAAGCCCGTTAGATATAAGTGGTTATACAATTTCAGATGGCACAGAATTAAGACACACGGTACCATCAAGTACCATTATTCCTGCAAATGGTATTTTTGTAGTTTTTGGAGGCGGAGATTTATCCAATTTTAATACTAATCACCCTACTGTTATTGCGCAAGTAGCAAGCTCAGGTGGCTTAGGAATGAATGATACAGGCGATACAATGACAATTCAAAATGCTTCTGAGGAACTCGTGATTACCTTGGATGGTGAAGCAGAACAATGGGATGACTCAGAAGATCAATCCATAGCAAGATTTCCAAATATTACAGGGGATTTTATTTATCATCAATTAGGAAATGGCATAAGACATTCGGCAGGAGAATTACAAACGGAATTTACAGAAAGCTTATCCTTAGTTTTAAATGAAATCTTGGCCGACCCAGAATCTACTTCTGGAGATGCTAATGGAGATTTAATCGTTGATATTACAGAAGATGAGTTTTTAGAATTTTTTAATAATTCTGGAGGCACAATAGATATTTCAGGTTATAAACTGCATGATTTTACAAGCTTTAATAATGCTAGTGGAAGCAAAACACCAAGACATATTTTCCCATTAACAAGTATTCTTGATGGACAAGCTATTGTTGTTTTTGGAGGGGGGACTCCAAGCGAAGTGTCTAACTTTTTTGGAAATGCTATTGTGCAAACAGCTTCCGATTCAAGTTTAAGTTTAGGGAATACAGGAGATGCTATAATTATTACTGATGCTTCTGATAATGTTGTTTTTATATTTGATTATGAAAGCTCTTCATTAGACTTAGGCAATGACCAATCCATTACAAGAAGTCCGGATATCACAGGTGGGTTTTCATTACATACAACAGTAGGTACGGGTTTAAGTTATTCGCCAGGATTAAAAATAGATGGTACCATTTTATCTACTAAAACATTTGAGCAATTGGGTGTAAGCATTTATCCAAATCCAGTAACTAATGGATTGGTTTATATCAAGTCAAAAACTCTTGAAGAAAAAAATATAGAATTATTTGATGTGAATGGAAGACGCGTACTTCAAACTAAATTACCAACAAGTGTATTGGATGTAAGTACATTAAAAAGTGGGTTTTATGTGCTTAAAATTTCTATACAAGGACTTTCGGCTACATCAAAATTAATAATTAATTAA
- a CDS encoding N-acyl-D-amino-acid deacylase family protein, whose protein sequence is MKKLKPFFVVFNIVLIFLSCSKKNIEADILIENGTVYNGIDTIPTNHSIAIKNDKIVFIGDDNFVTINAVKTIDAKGLIVSPGFIDPHTHADRDLKMVENSHNKPFLYQGITTVVVGNDGASYYPSEKYKTLYETQGIGTNVVMLVGHGTIRNQVMGKNDRKATNQEIVEMQKLVQQEMDQGAFGLSTGLFYSPGSYSNTDEVIALAKTTAKNGGIYDTHLRDESSYTIGLIPAIEEAIEIGRQAKLPIHISHIKCLGVDVWYQSDSIIKSIEKAQKEGINISANQYPYDASATGLRAAVVPRWAESGGKDSVFIRYDNPKLKKRLLEETTININRRGGPEKLLIVKSADSVYIGKNLLEISEELKLTPAEAAFKILRTSYVRVASFNMNPYDIKNFMTKDWVVTGSDGNTGHPRKYGSFPHKYNEYVKGSKTINLSDFINKSSSKTADIFKIPNRGRLVENNYADIIIFNPETFKDKANYIDAFQLSEGLEYSIINGKFSIEKGEYTNKLNGNVLKKI, encoded by the coding sequence ATGAAAAAATTAAAACCATTTTTTGTAGTATTTAATATTGTACTTATTTTTTTATCGTGTTCAAAAAAAAATATAGAGGCTGATATTTTAATTGAAAACGGCACAGTATACAATGGTATTGATACTATTCCAACCAATCATTCAATCGCTATAAAAAATGATAAAATAGTTTTTATAGGCGATGATAATTTTGTAACTATTAATGCCGTAAAAACTATTGATGCAAAAGGTTTAATTGTAAGCCCTGGTTTTATAGATCCGCATACACATGCAGATAGAGATTTAAAAATGGTAGAAAATTCACATAATAAGCCGTTTTTGTATCAAGGTATTACTACTGTTGTTGTTGGAAACGATGGGGCAAGTTACTATCCATCTGAAAAATATAAAACCTTATATGAAACTCAAGGAATAGGTACTAATGTTGTTATGTTAGTGGGGCATGGAACTATAAGAAATCAAGTCATGGGCAAGAATGATAGAAAAGCTACCAATCAAGAAATTGTAGAAATGCAAAAATTAGTACAACAGGAAATGGATCAGGGTGCTTTTGGCTTATCAACAGGATTGTTTTATTCGCCAGGAAGCTATTCTAATACTGATGAAGTCATAGCTTTAGCAAAAACAACTGCTAAAAATGGAGGTATTTACGACACGCATTTACGAGATGAAAGTTCTTATACTATTGGATTGATTCCTGCTATAGAAGAAGCTATAGAAATTGGGAGACAGGCCAAATTACCAATACATATCTCTCATATTAAATGTTTAGGTGTTGATGTGTGGTATCAAAGTGATTCTATAATTAAAAGTATTGAAAAAGCTCAAAAAGAAGGGATAAATATAAGCGCAAACCAATACCCGTACGATGCTTCGGCTACAGGTTTAAGGGCAGCTGTGGTACCTCGTTGGGCTGAAAGTGGAGGTAAAGATTCTGTATTTATTCGTTACGATAATCCAAAACTAAAAAAACGTCTTTTAGAGGAAACTACTATTAATATTAACCGCAGAGGCGGGCCAGAAAAGTTATTAATTGTAAAGTCTGCAGATTCTGTTTATATAGGCAAAAATTTATTAGAGATATCAGAAGAATTAAAGTTAACACCAGCGGAAGCTGCTTTTAAAATATTAAGAACAAGCTATGTGAGGGTGGCATCATTTAATATGAATCCATATGATATAAAAAATTTTATGACTAAAGACTGGGTGGTTACTGGGTCTGATGGAAATACAGGCCACCCAAGAAAATATGGTTCTTTTCCTCATAAATACAATGAATACGTTAAGGGAAGTAAAACAATCAATTTATCGGATTTTATAAATAAGAGTTCATCTAAGACCGCAGATATTTTTAAAATTCCAAATAGAGGAAGATTAGTAGAAAATAACTATGCAGACATTATTATTTTTAATCCAGAAACATTCAAAGATAAGGCTAATTATATAGATGCATTTCAACTATCTGAAGGTTTAGAATATAGCATAATAAATGGAAAATTTTCAATTGAAAAAGGTGAATACACTAATAAATTAAATGGAAACGTATTAAAAAAAATATAG
- a CDS encoding SusC/RagA family TonB-linked outer membrane protein, protein MSKKLFFSTCIMFLLCGFIYAQKTITGKVVDVNNIPLIGVNVIVKNANTGTTTDFDGNYSLSIKNNSAIIEVSYMGYKTIEVPVGSQTVINIILKEDAETLDEVIITAQGIKKSKKALGYAITTLESKDIEQRPEADLARSLQGKVAGLKISAVSGQTGTSSPITIRGSNSLTQTNTPLIIVNDVPFYGLLRDLDPNNIVSMSVLKGLNASVLYGSQGRNGVILIQTKSGDSDLGETKIKASYSTTSYLNTVSQLPEYQNLYGNGQANVYIPSFLSVWGAPFSSMEEVEHPYSTAGLGDVFPELDGLMIPYEAQENHVKNLFNQGIGTIHSFNVSTSNNKSAFNLSTGYTDEKGILEHNDLKRFNIGLGGKIQVNDKLNLSATLNYSTRKVNTVQGAAIFNVVFYLPPNIDLTELPYQNPLTGESVYYRGDVNPLWLLHNAGNNTDVVRTYGTFSADYKFNDNLNLTYRIGYDSDQRDTNSYSNKGGYDGSYQFGYLDLGYAKDVNVDQAAILNYNNDFTSDLNFDAQVGLTSKIKKYKSFSSESLGQIVYGFVRPSNYSTTSPTVYSSNTTNFAGLFGQFQFSYKNYLYATLSGRNDWGSTVEKENQALLYPGASLSFIPTSAFNFGGNAVNYLKLRGAYASSSGYPDPYGTRNKMILDAQRFAAYDGSFPITNRFSAFYANPDLKPELHKEIEIGLEAKFLNNRISLEASMYKRVSEDQVVQSLLPLTTGYDYKYINLGRIDNEGIEVDLGIDVVKTNNFSWKLRNIFTAQESLVVKTTDADSDINLSHDRYAVVGQPLGVIKGDYAMRDDEGNLLVSGNGSSTRVGEVIVSSDIGLSSKVIGDPNPDWQLTTISDFSYKNFSFSAQIEYSHGGEIHSSAVEDMLERGVTKDSENRNGSFIIPGYLADDATGELLLDPQGNKIENNIQMAGIWASYSNYYNANDLSMWDTSVFRLREIAVSYTLDSKQMRKLPFERVDFTLSGRNLWYVAPNFPKYINYDPETDEGMGVSQVPSSKRFSLGLAITF, encoded by the coding sequence ATGAGTAAGAAATTATTTTTTTCAACCTGTATAATGTTCTTGTTATGTGGCTTTATATATGCCCAAAAAACAATTACAGGTAAGGTAGTAGATGTAAATAATATACCCTTAATAGGTGTAAATGTTATTGTTAAAAATGCTAATACAGGAACAACAACAGATTTTGATGGCAACTATAGTTTAAGTATTAAAAATAATTCTGCAATTATAGAAGTTAGCTATATGGGCTATAAAACAATTGAAGTCCCTGTAGGCAGTCAAACAGTAATTAATATAATATTAAAGGAAGATGCAGAAACTTTAGATGAAGTTATAATTACAGCGCAGGGTATTAAAAAATCTAAAAAAGCATTAGGTTATGCCATTACTACCTTAGAATCTAAAGATATAGAGCAACGACCAGAAGCGGATTTGGCAAGATCACTTCAAGGAAAAGTAGCAGGGCTTAAAATCTCAGCCGTAAGTGGACAAACAGGAACGAGTTCTCCAATTACAATTAGAGGGTCTAATTCTTTAACTCAAACAAATACACCTTTAATTATTGTAAATGATGTGCCATTTTATGGTTTGCTGCGTGATTTAGATCCTAATAATATTGTAAGCATGAGTGTTTTAAAAGGTCTTAACGCCTCAGTGCTATATGGTAGTCAGGGTAGGAATGGTGTTATTTTAATACAGACAAAAAGTGGAGATTCTGATTTAGGAGAAACAAAAATTAAAGCGTCATATTCTACAACATCATATTTAAATACGGTGTCTCAATTGCCTGAATATCAAAATTTATATGGTAATGGGCAAGCCAATGTTTATATACCTAGTTTTTTATCAGTATGGGGCGCTCCTTTTTCTTCCATGGAAGAGGTTGAACACCCTTATTCAACCGCAGGATTAGGCGATGTTTTTCCAGAACTTGATGGACTAATGATTCCATATGAAGCTCAAGAAAATCATGTTAAAAATTTGTTTAATCAGGGTATTGGTACAATTCATTCGTTTAATGTATCAACTTCAAATAATAAATCGGCTTTTAATTTGTCTACAGGTTATACAGATGAAAAAGGTATTTTGGAGCATAATGATTTAAAACGCTTTAATATTGGTCTTGGAGGTAAAATTCAAGTTAATGACAAATTAAATTTGTCTGCAACTTTAAATTATTCAACTAGAAAAGTGAATACTGTACAAGGTGCTGCAATTTTTAATGTTGTTTTTTACCTGCCTCCAAATATAGATTTAACAGAACTACCATATCAAAATCCGCTAACGGGAGAATCAGTTTATTATAGAGGAGATGTTAATCCATTATGGTTATTGCATAACGCTGGAAATAATACTGATGTAGTAAGAACTTATGGTACATTTAGCGCAGATTATAAGTTTAATGACAATTTAAATTTAACTTATAGAATTGGTTATGATAGCGACCAAAGAGATACTAATAGCTATTCAAATAAAGGAGGTTATGATGGCAGTTATCAATTTGGCTATTTAGATTTAGGTTATGCTAAAGATGTTAATGTAGATCAAGCAGCAATATTAAATTATAATAATGATTTTACATCAGATTTAAATTTTGATGCTCAAGTTGGTCTTACTTCAAAAATTAAAAAGTATAAGTCGTTTTCATCTGAATCGTTAGGACAAATTGTATACGGGTTTGTTAGACCTAGTAATTATAGTACAACGTCACCTACCGTATACAGTTCTAATACTACAAATTTTGCGGGACTATTTGGTCAATTTCAATTTAGTTATAAAAATTATCTATATGCAACCTTATCAGGTAGAAATGATTGGGGAAGTACTGTAGAAAAAGAAAACCAAGCATTGTTATATCCTGGAGCCTCTTTGTCATTTATTCCAACATCTGCCTTTAATTTTGGAGGAAACGCTGTTAATTATTTAAAATTAAGAGGAGCTTATGCTTCTTCATCAGGGTATCCGGATCCTTATGGTACAAGAAATAAAATGATTTTGGATGCACAAAGATTTGCTGCTTATGATGGTTCTTTTCCTATAACAAATAGGTTTAGTGCTTTTTATGCCAATCCAGATTTAAAACCAGAATTACATAAAGAAATAGAAATTGGTTTAGAAGCTAAATTTTTAAACAACCGTATAAGTCTTGAGGCATCCATGTATAAAAGAGTTTCGGAAGATCAAGTCGTACAATCTCTATTGCCGCTAACCACAGGTTATGATTATAAGTATATTAACTTAGGGCGTATAGATAATGAGGGTATAGAGGTTGATTTGGGTATTGATGTTGTAAAGACTAATAACTTTAGCTGGAAATTAAGAAATATATTTACGGCACAAGAATCATTAGTTGTAAAAACTACAGATGCAGATTCAGACATTAATCTTTCGCATGATAGGTATGCTGTTGTTGGGCAGCCTTTAGGTGTTATTAAAGGCGATTATGCTATGAGGGATGATGAGGGTAATTTGTTAGTAAGTGGTAACGGCTCTAGTACAAGAGTTGGGGAAGTAATTGTGAGCTCAGATATAGGATTAAGTAGTAAAGTTATTGGAGATCCAAATCCAGATTGGCAATTAACAACAATTAGTGATTTTAGTTATAAAAACTTCTCTTTTTCAGCACAAATAGAATATAGTCATGGTGGTGAGATACACTCTTCTGCAGTAGAAGATATGTTAGAGCGTGGTGTTACTAAAGATTCAGAAAATAGGAATGGTTCTTTTATTATTCCAGGATATTTAGCAGACGATGCTACAGGTGAATTACTTTTAGATCCACAGGGTAACAAAATAGAAAATAACATACAAATGGCTGGAATCTGGGCGTCATACTCAAATTATTACAATGCCAATGATTTAAGTATGTGGGATACTTCTGTGTTTCGTTTAAGAGAAATTGCTGTAAGTTATACTTTAGATAGTAAACAAATGCGAAAATTACCTTTTGAACGCGTAGACTTTACTTTGTCAGGAAGAAACCTTTGGTATGTAGCTCCTAATTTTCCCAAATATATAAATTATGACCCAGAAACTGATGAAGGTATGGGAGTTAGTCAGGTACCATCAAGTAAGCGTTTTTCTTTAGGATTAGCCATAACATTTTAA